The following coding sequences are from one Gloeomargarita sp. SKYB120 window:
- a CDS encoding sulfurtransferase TusA family protein, translating into MSAPLDLRGTPCPLNFVRTRLKLEQLPPGTLLEVWLDAGEPIQQVPDSLRQSGYEVVDIQPRDDYFVLTVKA; encoded by the coding sequence ATGAGTGCCCCTCTGGATTTGCGTGGGACGCCTTGTCCGTTGAACTTTGTCCGCACCCGCCTGAAGTTGGAACAATTGCCGCCGGGAACCCTGCTGGAAGTCTGGCTTGACGCCGGGGAACCCATCCAGCAAGTGCCCGATAGCCTGCGGCAAAGCGGTTATGAAGTTGTGGATATTCAACCTCGAGACGATTACTTTGTCCTTACGGTAAAAGCCTGA
- the dnaJ gene encoding molecular chaperone DnaJ, with amino-acid sequence MADYYEILGVSRNADLEEIKRSYRRLARKYHPDVNKEPGAEERFKEINRAYEVLSDPEARARYDRFGEAAFTGVPGGGSYQDFGDIGGIADIFEQFFGGFGGPTAGTRRRSGPVRGDDLRLDLELEFREAITGTEKQIRLTHLETCNACHGSGAKPGTHPKTCPTCGGTGQVRRAARTPFGSFTQITTCPTCGGVGQVIDELCSACGGKGVNQVTKKLKITIPPGVDTGTRLRVAGEGDAGPNGGPPGDLYVYLTVKPDPHFRRDGINLYSEVKISYLQAILGCQIEVPTVDGSHTLKIPAGTQPGTEFRLEGLGVPRLGNSVSRGDHFVTVKVEIPTHISHEERELLEKLARLRHEKTSRHGLGDLFGGIFG; translated from the coding sequence ATGGCGGATTACTACGAAATTCTAGGGGTCTCACGTAACGCCGACCTGGAAGAGATTAAGCGTTCGTACCGGCGGTTGGCGCGTAAATATCACCCGGACGTGAACAAGGAGCCGGGAGCGGAAGAACGTTTTAAGGAAATCAACCGGGCCTACGAAGTGCTGTCGGACCCGGAAGCCCGCGCCCGCTATGACCGGTTTGGGGAAGCCGCCTTTACCGGTGTGCCAGGGGGCGGTAGCTACCAGGACTTTGGTGATATTGGTGGCATTGCCGACATCTTTGAGCAATTTTTTGGCGGGTTTGGCGGTCCAACGGCGGGAACGCGGCGACGCAGTGGTCCAGTGCGGGGCGATGACCTGCGCTTGGATTTAGAGCTGGAATTTCGGGAAGCCATCACCGGTACGGAAAAACAAATCCGGCTGACCCACCTGGAAACCTGCAACGCCTGTCATGGGTCAGGGGCCAAGCCAGGGACCCATCCCAAAACCTGTCCGACCTGTGGCGGCACGGGACAAGTACGGCGGGCAGCGCGGACGCCCTTTGGGAGTTTCACGCAAATCACCACCTGTCCCACCTGTGGGGGTGTAGGTCAAGTCATTGATGAACTCTGCTCAGCCTGCGGCGGTAAGGGTGTTAACCAGGTCACCAAGAAGCTGAAAATCACCATCCCGCCAGGGGTGGATACGGGGACGCGGCTGCGGGTTGCCGGTGAAGGGGATGCCGGACCCAACGGTGGGCCACCAGGCGACCTGTACGTTTATCTCACGGTGAAACCAGACCCCCACTTCCGGCGCGACGGCATCAACCTTTACTCCGAAGTCAAAATCAGTTACCTGCAAGCAATTTTGGGGTGTCAGATTGAAGTGCCGACGGTGGACGGGAGCCACACCCTGAAAATTCCGGCTGGAACGCAACCAGGTACTGAGTTTCGCCTAGAAGGGTTGGGGGTGCCGCGCTTAGGCAATTCCGTCAGCCGGGGCGACCATTTTGTGACGGTGAAGGTCGAAATCCCGACCCACATCAGTCACGAAGAGCGGGAGCTGCTGGAAAAGCTGGCGCGCCTTCGCCATGAAAAAACCAGCCGACATGGCTTGGGTGACCTGTTCGGTGGGATTTTCGGATGA
- the rsgA gene encoding ribosome small subunit-dependent GTPase A, giving the protein MEQLLIGQVRAAQANFYRVITPAYGELLCTARARLKKTGQWVLVGDWVCIEEVDELGRRGAIADILPRRSVLDQPPVANVDQLLLVLALADPPLETLLLSRFLVKAESTGLPFLLVLNKADLCAPEQVDFWREKVHAWGYSPFIVSTTTGQGLAELTPHLVDKVTVLAGPSGVGKSSLINCLVPGAQLATGSVAAKTGRGRHTTRHVQLLPLPQGGMLADTPGFSQPTLDIEPAQLARCFPEIRRQQGECEFSDCTHQDEPGCALAKDWERYEHYVEWRQELEELAAWKQAQGRSDIGVKYKPDRTEPKLALHKYRTVSRRRQHQELDLLTIEDE; this is encoded by the coding sequence ATGGAGCAGCTACTTATCGGCCAAGTGCGGGCAGCGCAGGCAAACTTCTACCGGGTCATCACACCCGCATATGGTGAATTACTTTGTACGGCTAGGGCGCGACTGAAAAAAACGGGCCAGTGGGTACTGGTTGGGGATTGGGTCTGTATTGAAGAAGTGGATGAACTAGGTCGCCGGGGAGCAATTGCCGACATCCTACCCCGCCGCAGTGTGTTAGACCAGCCGCCGGTGGCCAATGTGGACCAGTTATTGCTGGTGTTGGCGTTGGCGGACCCCCCTTTAGAGACCCTCCTGCTCAGCCGGTTTTTGGTGAAGGCAGAATCCACCGGTTTGCCGTTTTTACTGGTGCTGAACAAGGCTGATTTGTGTGCGCCGGAGCAGGTGGATTTCTGGCGTGAAAAAGTCCATGCCTGGGGCTATTCACCCTTTATTGTCAGCACAACAACTGGCCAGGGCCTTGCTGAACTCACCCCGCATTTAGTGGATAAAGTGACGGTGCTGGCCGGGCCGTCGGGTGTGGGCAAATCCAGTTTGATTAACTGCTTGGTGCCGGGGGCGCAGTTGGCGACAGGGTCGGTAGCGGCCAAAACCGGTCGGGGGCGTCATACCACACGCCATGTGCAATTGTTGCCCTTGCCCCAGGGTGGGATGCTGGCCGATACACCGGGATTTAGTCAACCCACCTTGGATATCGAACCCGCGCAATTAGCCCGTTGTTTTCCCGAAATCCGGCGGCAGCAGGGGGAATGTGAATTTAGCGACTGTACCCATCAAGACGAACCAGGCTGTGCCCTTGCCAAGGATTGGGAACGTTATGAACATTACGTCGAATGGCGCCAGGAACTGGAAGAGTTAGCCGCATGGAAGCAAGCCCAGGGCCGGTCGGATATAGGGGTGAAATATAAGCCAGACCGCACGGAACCGAAGTTGGCCCTGCACAAATACCGCACTGTTTCCCGCCGGCGGCAGCATCAAGAATTGGACTTGCTAACCATTGAAGATGAATAG